One stretch of Streptomyces sp. R21 DNA includes these proteins:
- a CDS encoding NACHT domain-containing NTPase, protein MGDRLHTWLPAAAAFVLGVLALKLKDVFKRLVDLAGTALYNRLAGSALLARTALRRYTVKVYERHHRFSVSFRPEEARALDMASVYVPLRTATGFGAAAEVGEAAVTLGDARRTVVLGVPGAGKTMLLRHTALAWARQRYRPDLLPERTWYDPRRRHRVDLGTPTDIPVLLSLRSVDLADGDLVHHIVGHFAEHGFPKADKWVARALDEGRLALYFDGLDEVPTGQRPQVAAAIRTFMTVYGQCRAVVTCRVAVYRGEFNEETDRTLRVEELDDRLVGRFLGAWPWPPTLEPDTVDQLLGALRDTPQLMTLARNPLLLTMIAYLYSYEYAGTGQVLPHNRADFYEQVIVSLLRDRQRDAHFVQPVKRAALQRLALAAQDVPPDAYDRLAMPYDKVLPVLRETLERYGRPVDGAEDMLGEIVDRSGLLLSVDNGERFQFAHLTLQEYLAATALAGEAAALRERYRRDPEVWRETVRLWCGVVSRDCSHVVREILAADPLLAFQCLADAQVVDEALADEIVTMFLERLGNGAAPAEGSERDAVVAAFGLVAADRRPRGVAVFELLRATAEHSDDAGRARAALHALAATHLPRAARFLASRLTQLPEAKAALASMGDVAVAAVHDRELDLPGELVAEMLWAIRTPKAIHSLGELLRSDDLAIAHDAAFRLADLVRDRELAVVQRNISSELAWISRYLPGWGEFFWVTGPYRERGDWLGSRGIFSVVAKLLRQAAESGATPPPGVEPDPRIVVPLALVDYGGAGPRMLSLPDELVDPTLYADLDAFFGDAGGWARSLGQGRRGLAHLGIRVFSFGAPDETGAELGRRLVAAAGLSEARVRLLGWLRPDLCLCAVRLLTDTGIARHESWRSGTTRLRESEFAVRFSALLALYVMLSIAPWARAGAVLVGGWSWGVQGWLGIAFLALNVGGPAYFRFLGAGRRLWAPLDPARGALARENDDQARRRELWTGTVCVVPLGACIALAEWWGTWPSTALGVALFTGVIVLLTPLATPRALEKFLDEGLPSRVLPLVQE, encoded by the coding sequence ATGGGGGACCGATTGCATACGTGGCTGCCAGCCGCTGCCGCCTTCGTCCTGGGCGTCCTCGCCCTGAAACTGAAGGACGTGTTCAAGCGCCTCGTCGACCTGGCCGGCACCGCGCTCTACAACCGGCTCGCGGGCAGCGCGCTCCTCGCCCGCACCGCGCTGCGCCGTTACACGGTCAAGGTGTACGAACGCCATCACCGCTTCTCCGTCTCCTTCCGCCCGGAGGAGGCCCGAGCCCTGGATATGGCCTCGGTCTACGTCCCGCTGCGCACCGCGACCGGCTTCGGCGCCGCGGCCGAGGTGGGGGAGGCCGCCGTCACACTGGGGGATGCACGCCGGACCGTGGTGCTCGGCGTGCCCGGTGCGGGCAAGACGATGCTGCTGCGCCACACGGCGCTCGCCTGGGCCCGGCAGCGCTACCGGCCCGACCTGCTGCCCGAGCGCACCTGGTACGACCCGCGCCGCAGACACCGAGTCGACCTCGGGACACCGACCGACATCCCCGTCCTCCTCTCCCTGCGCTCCGTGGACCTGGCCGACGGCGATCTCGTCCACCACATCGTCGGGCACTTCGCCGAGCACGGCTTCCCCAAGGCCGACAAGTGGGTCGCGCGCGCCCTCGACGAGGGCCGGCTCGCCCTCTACTTCGACGGACTCGACGAGGTCCCGACCGGACAGCGCCCGCAGGTGGCCGCGGCGATCAGGACGTTCATGACCGTGTACGGCCAGTGCCGTGCCGTGGTCACCTGCCGCGTCGCCGTCTACCGGGGCGAGTTCAACGAGGAGACCGACCGGACCCTGCGCGTCGAGGAACTCGACGACCGGCTCGTCGGCCGCTTTCTGGGGGCCTGGCCCTGGCCGCCCACCCTGGAACCGGACACCGTGGACCAGCTCCTCGGCGCCCTGCGCGACACCCCGCAGCTCATGACGCTGGCCCGCAATCCGCTGCTGCTCACGATGATCGCGTACCTCTACAGCTACGAGTACGCGGGGACCGGCCAGGTCCTGCCGCACAACCGGGCCGACTTCTACGAGCAGGTCATCGTGAGCCTGCTGCGCGACCGGCAGCGCGACGCGCACTTCGTCCAGCCCGTGAAGCGGGCGGCACTCCAACGGCTCGCGCTCGCCGCGCAGGACGTGCCGCCGGACGCGTACGACCGGCTCGCGATGCCCTACGACAAAGTGCTGCCGGTGCTGCGCGAGACCCTGGAACGCTACGGACGCCCGGTCGACGGCGCCGAGGACATGCTCGGTGAGATCGTCGATCGCAGTGGCCTGCTGCTGTCCGTCGACAACGGCGAGCGCTTCCAGTTCGCCCACCTCACACTCCAGGAGTACCTGGCCGCCACGGCCCTCGCCGGCGAGGCGGCCGCGCTGCGGGAGCGTTACCGCCGGGACCCGGAGGTCTGGCGCGAGACGGTCCGGCTGTGGTGCGGCGTCGTCTCCCGTGACTGTTCCCATGTGGTGCGCGAGATCCTGGCCGCCGATCCACTGCTCGCCTTCCAGTGCCTGGCCGACGCGCAGGTCGTGGACGAGGCGCTCGCGGACGAGATCGTGACCATGTTCCTCGAACGCCTCGGGAACGGCGCGGCACCGGCCGAGGGGAGCGAACGGGACGCCGTGGTGGCCGCGTTCGGGCTGGTGGCGGCGGACCGGCGGCCGCGAGGGGTCGCGGTGTTCGAGCTGCTGCGGGCGACGGCGGAGCATTCCGACGACGCCGGGCGGGCTCGGGCTGCGCTCCATGCGCTGGCCGCCACGCATCTGCCGCGCGCGGCGCGGTTCCTGGCGTCGCGGCTCACGCAACTGCCGGAGGCGAAGGCCGCGTTGGCTTCGATGGGGGATGTCGCGGTGGCCGCGGTGCACGACCGTGAGCTGGATCTGCCCGGTGAGCTGGTCGCGGAGATGCTGTGGGCCATCCGTACGCCGAAGGCGATTCACTCCCTTGGGGAACTGCTCCGCTCGGACGACCTCGCTATCGCACACGACGCGGCGTTCCGCCTGGCCGATCTGGTGAGGGACCGTGAACTGGCGGTGGTCCAGAGGAACATCTCCAGCGAGCTGGCCTGGATCTCGCGCTACCTGCCCGGCTGGGGCGAGTTCTTCTGGGTGACGGGGCCTTACCGCGAGCGTGGCGACTGGCTGGGGTCACGGGGCATCTTCAGCGTGGTGGCCAAACTCCTTCGACAGGCCGCCGAGTCCGGTGCGACCCCGCCACCCGGCGTGGAGCCCGACCCTCGCATCGTGGTGCCGCTCGCCCTGGTGGACTACGGCGGTGCCGGGCCGAGGATGCTGAGCCTGCCGGACGAGCTCGTCGACCCCACGCTCTACGCGGACCTGGACGCCTTTTTCGGCGATGCCGGAGGTTGGGCCCGGTCGTTGGGTCAGGGCCGACGCGGATTGGCCCATCTCGGAATCCGTGTATTTTCCTTCGGTGCTCCGGACGAAACCGGTGCCGAGCTGGGACGCCGCCTGGTGGCGGCGGCGGGCCTGTCCGAGGCGCGCGTGAGACTGCTGGGGTGGCTCCGGCCGGACCTGTGCCTGTGTGCCGTGCGACTGCTCACCGACACCGGCATCGCACGCCATGAAAGCTGGCGGTCCGGCACCACACGCCTGAGGGAATCCGAGTTCGCCGTCAGGTTCTCCGCACTCCTGGCGCTGTACGTGATGCTCTCGATCGCCCCCTGGGCCAGGGCCGGCGCGGTTCTTGTGGGCGGCTGGTCATGGGGCGTACAGGGCTGGCTGGGCATCGCCTTCCTGGCCCTGAACGTGGGAGGCCCGGCGTACTTCCGTTTTCTCGGGGCTGGGCGACGCCTCTGGGCTCCTCTGGATCCTGCCAGGGGAGCATTGGCCAGGGAGAACGACGACCAAGCCAGACGACGCGAGCTCTGGACCGGGACCGTCTGCGTGGTGCCGCTCGGCGCCTGCATCGCCCTGGCCGAATGGTGGGGCACCTGGCCATCGACTGCCCTCGGCGTCGCGCTCTTCACCGGTGTCATCGTGCTGCTCACCCCGCTGGCGACGCCTCGCGCACTGGAGAAGTTCCTCGACGAGGGGCTGCCCTCCAGGGTCCTGCCCCTCGTCCAGGAGTGA
- a CDS encoding nitrite/sulfite reductase, which translates to MAATPQNPAAPRRKVSRHRGEGQWAVGHFTPLNGNEQFKKDDDGLNVRTRIETIYSKRGFDSIDPNDLRGRMRWWGLYTQRKPGIDGGKTAILEPEELDDKYFMLRVRIDGGRLTTEQLRVIGEISQEFARGTADLTDRQNVQYHWIRIEDVPEIWDRLEAVGLSTTEACGDTPRVILGSPVAGIAEDEIIDGTPAIEEIHRRVIGNPEFSNLPRKFKTAISGSPLLDVAHEINDVAFVGVNHPEHGPGFDLWVGGGLSTNPKIGQRLGAWVPLDEVADVHVGVLSIFRDYGYRRLRTRARLKFLVADWGVEKFRHVLEDEYLKRKLVDGPAPDQPVARWRDHVGVHRQQDGNFYVGFAPRVGRIDGATLTKIAEVAAAHGSGRLRTTVEQKMIVLDVAEDQVGSLVEGLEALDLTVSPSPFRRGTMACTGIEYCKLAIVETKVRGASLIDELERRIPEFDEPITININGCPNACARIQVADIGLKGQLVLNDQGEQVEGFQVHLGGALGLEAGFGRKVRGLKVTSEELPDYVERVLTRFQQEREDGERFATWAARASEEALS; encoded by the coding sequence ATGGCCGCCACCCCGCAGAATCCCGCCGCGCCCCGCCGCAAGGTGAGCCGTCACCGCGGCGAGGGTCAGTGGGCCGTGGGTCACTTCACCCCGCTCAACGGCAACGAACAGTTCAAGAAGGACGATGACGGTCTCAATGTGCGGACACGCATTGAGACGATCTACTCCAAGCGGGGTTTCGACTCGATCGACCCCAATGACCTGCGTGGCCGCATGCGCTGGTGGGGTCTCTACACCCAGCGCAAGCCCGGGATCGACGGCGGCAAGACCGCGATCCTGGAGCCGGAGGAGCTGGACGACAAGTACTTCATGCTGCGCGTCCGTATCGACGGCGGCCGGCTGACCACCGAGCAGCTGCGCGTCATCGGCGAGATCTCGCAGGAGTTCGCGCGCGGCACCGCCGACCTCACCGACCGGCAGAACGTGCAGTACCACTGGATCCGCATCGAGGACGTCCCGGAGATCTGGGACCGGCTGGAGGCCGTGGGCCTGTCCACGACCGAGGCCTGCGGTGACACGCCCCGCGTCATCCTCGGTTCGCCCGTCGCCGGCATCGCCGAGGACGAGATCATCGACGGCACGCCCGCCATCGAGGAGATCCACCGTCGCGTCATCGGCAACCCCGAGTTCTCGAACCTGCCCCGCAAGTTCAAGACCGCGATCTCCGGCTCGCCGCTGCTGGACGTGGCGCACGAGATCAACGACGTCGCCTTCGTCGGCGTGAACCACCCGGAGCACGGCCCCGGCTTCGACCTCTGGGTCGGCGGCGGCCTCTCCACCAACCCGAAGATCGGCCAGCGTCTCGGTGCCTGGGTGCCGCTCGACGAGGTCGCGGACGTGCACGTCGGCGTCCTGTCGATCTTCCGCGACTACGGCTACCGGCGGCTGCGCACCCGCGCCCGTCTGAAGTTCCTGGTCGCCGACTGGGGCGTCGAGAAGTTCCGCCACGTCCTAGAGGACGAGTACCTGAAGCGCAAGCTCGTCGACGGCCCGGCCCCCGACCAGCCGGTCGCCCGCTGGCGCGACCACGTCGGCGTGCACCGGCAGCAGGACGGCAACTTCTACGTCGGCTTCGCGCCGCGCGTCGGCCGGATCGACGGCGCGACGCTCACGAAGATCGCCGAAGTGGCCGCGGCACACGGCTCGGGCCGGCTGCGCACCACCGTCGAGCAGAAGATGATCGTGCTCGACGTGGCGGAGGACCAGGTCGGCTCCCTGGTCGAGGGCCTGGAGGCGCTCGACCTCACCGTCAGCCCCTCCCCGTTCCGGCGCGGCACGATGGCCTGCACCGGCATCGAGTACTGCAAGCTCGCCATCGTCGAGACCAAGGTGCGCGGCGCCTCGCTGATCGACGAACTGGAGCGCCGTATCCCGGAGTTCGACGAGCCGATCACCATCAACATCAACGGCTGCCCGAACGCCTGCGCCCGTATCCAGGTCGCGGACATCGGTCTCAAGGGCCAGCTGGTTCTCAACGACCAGGGTGAGCAGGTCGAGGGCTTCCAGGTACACCTGGGCGGCGCCCTCGGCCTGGAGGCCGGGTTCGGCCGCAAGGTCCGTGGTCTGAAGGTCACTTCGGAGGAGCTGCCCGACTACGTCGAGCGTGTCCTCACCCGCTTCCAGCAGGAGCGCGAGGACGGCGAGCGGTTCGCCACCTGGGCCGCGCGCGCCAGCGAGGAGGCCCTCTCATGA
- a CDS encoding sulfate adenylyltransferase subunit 1 — MSTTTELSETTLLRFATAGSVDDGKSTLVGRLLHDSKSILTDQLEAVERASAGRGAEGPDLALLTDGLRAEREQGITIDVAYRYFATPKRRFILADTPGHVQYTRNMVTGASTAELTVILIDARNGVVEQTRRHAALAALLRVPHVVLAVNKMDLVDYKESVFAAIAEEFTAYALELGVPEVTAIPISALAGDNVVDPSANMDWYGGPTVLEHLETVPVTHDLSHCHARLPVQYVIRPQTAEHPDYRGYAGQIAAGSFRVGESVTVLPSGHASKIAGIDLLGEPVDVAWTTQSVTVLLEDDIDISRGDLIVPSKDAPPTTQDVEATVCHVADAPLTVGHRVLLKHGTRTVKAIVKDIPSRLTLDDLSLHPHPGQLVANDIGRVKIRTAEPLPVDAYADSRRTGSFILIDPADGTTLTAGMVGESFASPEPVKDEGDDDGWDF; from the coding sequence ATGAGCACCACCACGGAACTCTCCGAGACCACACTCCTGCGGTTCGCCACCGCCGGCTCCGTCGACGACGGCAAGTCCACCCTCGTCGGTCGCCTGCTGCACGACTCCAAGTCGATCCTCACCGACCAACTGGAGGCCGTGGAACGGGCTTCGGCCGGCCGCGGCGCCGAGGGCCCCGACCTCGCGCTGCTCACCGACGGCCTGCGCGCCGAGCGCGAGCAGGGCATCACCATCGACGTCGCCTACCGCTACTTCGCCACCCCCAAGCGCCGCTTCATCCTCGCCGACACCCCCGGCCACGTGCAGTACACCCGCAACATGGTGACGGGTGCCTCCACGGCCGAGCTGACGGTGATCCTGATCGACGCCCGCAACGGTGTGGTCGAGCAGACCCGCCGGCATGCCGCCCTCGCGGCGCTGCTGCGTGTCCCGCACGTCGTCCTCGCCGTGAACAAGATGGACCTGGTCGACTACAAGGAGTCGGTCTTCGCCGCGATCGCCGAGGAGTTCACGGCGTACGCGCTCGAACTGGGCGTCCCGGAGGTCACCGCGATCCCGATCTCGGCACTCGCCGGGGACAACGTGGTCGACCCGTCCGCGAACATGGACTGGTACGGCGGCCCGACCGTCCTGGAGCACCTGGAGACGGTTCCGGTCACCCACGACCTGAGCCACTGCCACGCCCGCCTTCCCGTGCAGTACGTGATCCGGCCGCAGACCGCCGAGCACCCGGACTACCGGGGCTACGCGGGCCAGATCGCCGCCGGTTCCTTCCGCGTCGGTGAGTCCGTGACGGTCCTGCCCTCCGGCCACGCGTCGAAGATCGCCGGTATCGACCTGCTCGGCGAGCCGGTCGACGTCGCCTGGACCACGCAGTCGGTGACCGTTCTCCTGGAGGACGACATCGACATCTCGCGCGGCGATCTGATCGTGCCCAGCAAGGACGCCCCGCCGACCACGCAGGACGTCGAGGCGACCGTCTGCCACGTCGCCGACGCCCCGCTGACCGTCGGCCACCGGGTGCTGCTCAAGCACGGCACCCGCACGGTCAAGGCGATCGTCAAGGACATCCCGTCCCGGCTGACCCTCGACGACCTGTCGCTGCACCCGCACCCCGGGCAGCTGGTCGCCAACGACATCGGCCGCGTCAAGATCCGCACGGCCGAGCCGCTGCCGGTCGACGCGTACGCCGACTCCCGCCGCACCGGCTCGTTCATCCTGATCGACCCGGCCGACGGCACCACCCTGACCGCGGGCATGGTCGGCGAGTCCTTCGCCTCTCCGGAGCCGGTGAAGGACGAGGGCGACGACGACGGGTGGGACTTCTGA
- the cysC gene encoding adenylyl-sulfate kinase: MTEIPSNQENQVTTGATIWLTGLPSAGKTTIAYELAGRLREEGHLVEVLDGDEIREFISAGLGFSREDRHTNVQRIGFLAELLARNGVKALVPVIAPYADSREAVRKRHQESGAAYIEVHVATPVEVCSVRDVKGLYAKQAAGELKGLTGVDDPYEEPESPDLRIESHTQTVQESAAALHGLLNERGLA; this comes from the coding sequence ATGACCGAGATCCCCTCGAACCAGGAGAACCAAGTGACGACCGGAGCCACCATCTGGCTCACGGGTCTGCCGAGTGCCGGCAAGACCACCATCGCGTACGAGCTGGCGGGCCGGCTGCGCGAGGAGGGCCACCTCGTCGAGGTGCTGGACGGCGACGAGATCCGCGAGTTCATCTCGGCGGGCCTCGGCTTCAGCCGCGAGGACCGGCACACCAATGTGCAGCGCATCGGCTTCCTCGCCGAGCTGCTCGCCCGTAACGGCGTCAAGGCGCTCGTCCCGGTGATCGCGCCGTACGCGGACAGCCGTGAGGCGGTGCGCAAGCGCCACCAGGAGAGCGGCGCCGCGTACATCGAGGTGCACGTGGCGACCCCGGTCGAGGTGTGCTCCGTACGCGATGTGAAGGGGCTGTACGCCAAGCAGGCCGCCGGCGAGCTGAAGGGGCTCACCGGGGTCGACGACCCGTACGAGGAGCCCGAGTCGCCCGATCTGCGGATCGAGTCGCACACCCAGACCGTGCAGGAGTCCGCGGCCGCGTTGCACGGGCTGCTCAATGAGAGGGGTCTCGCATGA
- the cysD gene encoding sulfate adenylyltransferase subunit CysD: MTTTVAKVQGGETDAPYALSHLDALESEAVHIFREVAGEFERPVILFSGGKDSIVMLHLALKAFAPAAIPFSLLHVDTGHNFPEVLEYRDRAVATHGLRLHVASVQDYIDRGVLKERPDGTRNPLQTLPLTEKIQAEKFDAVFGGGRRDEEKARAKERVFSLRDEFSQWDPRRQRPELWNLYNGRHAPGEHVRVFPLSNWTELDVWQYIAREGIELPEIYFAHEREVFQRAGMWLTAGEWGGPKNGETVEKRLVRYRTVGDMSCTGAVDSDAVTLDDVIVEIAASRLTERGATRADDKMSEAAMEDRKREGYF, translated from the coding sequence ATGACGACGACCGTTGCCAAGGTGCAGGGGGGCGAGACGGACGCTCCGTACGCCCTCTCCCACCTGGACGCGCTGGAGTCCGAGGCGGTGCACATCTTCCGCGAGGTCGCGGGCGAGTTCGAGCGGCCGGTGATCCTCTTCTCCGGCGGCAAGGACTCCATCGTCATGCTGCACCTCGCCCTGAAGGCCTTCGCCCCCGCGGCGATCCCCTTCTCGCTGCTGCACGTGGACACCGGGCACAACTTCCCCGAGGTGCTGGAGTACCGCGACCGCGCGGTGGCCACCCATGGGCTGCGCCTCCATGTGGCCTCCGTCCAGGACTACATCGACCGCGGTGTGCTCAAGGAACGCCCCGACGGCACCCGCAACCCCCTGCAGACTCTCCCGCTCACCGAGAAGATCCAGGCCGAGAAGTTCGACGCCGTCTTCGGCGGCGGACGCCGCGACGAGGAGAAGGCCCGCGCCAAGGAGCGGGTGTTCTCGCTGCGGGACGAGTTCTCCCAGTGGGACCCCCGCCGCCAGCGCCCCGAACTGTGGAACCTCTACAACGGCCGCCACGCCCCCGGTGAACACGTCCGGGTGTTCCCGCTCTCCAACTGGACCGAGCTGGACGTGTGGCAGTACATCGCCCGCGAGGGCATCGAGCTGCCCGAGATCTACTTCGCGCACGAGCGTGAGGTGTTCCAACGCGCCGGGATGTGGCTGACCGCCGGCGAGTGGGGCGGCCCCAAGAACGGGGAGACCGTCGAGAAGCGTCTCGTGCGCTACCGGACCGTCGGTGACATGTCCTGCACGGGTGCCGTCGACTCCGACGCGGTGACGCTGGACGACGTCATCGTCGAGATCGCCGCCTCCCGGCTGACCGAGCGGGGCGCGACCCGCGCCGACGACAAGATGTCCGAGGCCGCGATGGAAGACCGTAAGCGCGAGGGGTACTTCTAA
- a CDS encoding phosphoadenylyl-sulfate reductase, protein MTTTQADTADTKPGTGRDTEASDGRDAELKALAEQAGRDLEDASALEILQWAAGTFGKKFCVTSSMEDAVVAHLASRAFPGVDVVFLDTGYHFPETIGTRDAVEAVMDVNVITLTPRQTVAEQDAEYGPKLHDRDPDLCCALRKVKPLEEGLTSYDAWATGLRRDESPTRANTPVVGWDEKRRKVKISPIARWTQDDVDEYVAEHGVLTNPLLMDGYASVGCAPCTRRVLEGEDARAGRWAGRGKTECGLHG, encoded by the coding sequence ATGACGACCACTCAGGCAGACACGGCCGATACGAAGCCGGGGACCGGCCGCGACACGGAGGCGTCGGACGGCCGCGACGCCGAGCTCAAGGCGCTCGCCGAACAGGCCGGACGCGATCTGGAGGACGCCTCCGCGCTGGAGATCCTCCAGTGGGCCGCCGGCACCTTCGGCAAGAAGTTCTGCGTGACCTCCTCCATGGAGGACGCGGTGGTCGCCCACCTCGCCTCCCGCGCCTTCCCCGGCGTGGACGTCGTCTTCCTCGACACCGGCTACCACTTCCCGGAGACCATCGGCACCCGGGACGCGGTCGAGGCCGTGATGGACGTCAACGTCATCACGCTCACCCCGCGCCAGACGGTCGCCGAGCAGGACGCCGAGTACGGGCCGAAGCTGCACGACCGCGACCCGGACCTGTGCTGCGCACTGCGCAAGGTCAAGCCCCTTGAAGAGGGCCTGACTTCGTACGACGCCTGGGCGACCGGTCTGCGCCGCGACGAGTCCCCGACCCGGGCGAACACCCCGGTCGTCGGCTGGGACGAGAAGCGCCGCAAGGTCAAGATCTCGCCGATCGCCCGTTGGACGCAGGACGACGTGGACGAGTACGTGGCAGAGCACGGGGTCCTCACCAACCCCTTGCTGATGGACGGCTACGCGTCCGTCGGCTGCGCGCCCTGCACGCGCCGCGTGCTGGAGGGCGAGGACGCCCGCGCCGGACGCTGGGCGGGCCGCGGCAAGACCGAGTGCGGGCTGCACGGCTGA
- a CDS encoding ABC transporter ATP-binding protein, with amino-acid sequence MATTFAKAADATTSVEHAARIEHVSKSFAGPAGQQLVLDDITLDVAPGEFVTLLGASGCGKSTLLNLVAGLDRPSAGSISTHGRPALMFQEHALFPWLTAGKNIELALRLRGVAKSERRDRAEELLELVRLKGAYGKRVHELSGGMRQRVAMARALAQDSGLLLMDEPFAALDAITRDVLHDELTRIWRETKLSVLFVTHNVREAVRLAERVVLLSSRPGRIAHEWTVDIPQPRRIEDAAVAELSVEITEQLRGEIRRHGQH; translated from the coding sequence ATGGCAACAACCTTCGCCAAGGCCGCCGACGCCACGACGTCGGTGGAGCACGCCGCACGGATCGAGCACGTCTCGAAGTCCTTCGCCGGACCCGCCGGGCAGCAGCTCGTCCTCGACGACATCACCCTCGATGTCGCACCGGGCGAGTTCGTCACCCTCCTGGGGGCCTCGGGCTGCGGCAAGTCGACGCTGCTGAACCTGGTCGCCGGGCTCGACCGGCCGAGTGCGGGCAGCATCAGCACCCACGGCCGCCCGGCCCTGATGTTCCAGGAGCACGCCCTCTTCCCGTGGCTGACCGCGGGCAAGAACATCGAACTCGCCCTGCGGCTGCGGGGCGTGGCGAAGTCGGAGCGCCGCGACCGGGCCGAGGAACTCCTCGAACTCGTCCGGCTGAAGGGCGCGTACGGCAAGCGCGTGCACGAGCTGTCCGGCGGTATGCGCCAGCGGGTGGCGATGGCCCGGGCGCTCGCCCAGGACAGCGGACTGCTGCTGATGGACGAGCCGTTCGCCGCGCTCGACGCGATCACCCGGGACGTACTGCACGACGAACTGACCCGGATCTGGCGCGAGACGAAGCTGTCGGTCCTCTTCGTCACGCACAACGTGCGCGAGGCGGTGCGGCTCGCCGAGCGGGTGGTGCTGCTCTCCTCCCGCCCGGGGCGGATCGCGCACGAGTGGACCGTGGACATTCCGCAGCCGCGCCGCATCGAGGACGCCGCCGTGGCGGAGCTGTCCGTCGAGATCACCGAACAACTGCGTGGGGAGATCCGCCGCCATGGCCAGCACTGA
- a CDS encoding aliphatic sulfonate ABC transporter substrate-binding protein — MPATLRSTAVRRGLAVIAALPLLVLAACSYGSEAKDDTKAKVAAGSKKIDGLDTVKIGYFGNLTHATALVGNQKGFFQKELGATEAKYSIFNAGPSEIEALNSDSIDIGWIGPSPAINGYTKSAGKNLRIIGGSASGGVKLVVNPKKIKSLKDVKGKKIATPQLGNTQDVAFLNWAAEQGWKVDAESGKGDVSVVRTDNKITPDAYKSGSIDGAWVPEPTASKLVAEGGKVLLDESTLWPDKKFVITNIIVSQKFLKAHPKVVEAVLKGSVETNKWINANPDEAKAAANAQLKTDSGKELPAGVLDPAWKSIQITNDPLASTLNTEAAHAVKAGLLDKPDLNGIYDLTLLNKVLKAAGESTVTDAGLGAK; from the coding sequence GTGCCTGCCACGCTCCGCTCCACCGCCGTACGCCGCGGCCTCGCCGTCATAGCAGCCCTGCCCCTGCTCGTCCTCGCCGCCTGCAGCTACGGCTCCGAGGCCAAGGACGACACGAAGGCGAAGGTCGCCGCCGGGTCGAAGAAGATCGACGGTCTCGACACCGTGAAGATCGGCTACTTCGGCAACCTCACCCACGCCACGGCGCTGGTCGGCAACCAGAAGGGCTTCTTCCAGAAGGAGCTCGGCGCCACCGAGGCCAAGTACTCGATCTTCAACGCCGGCCCCTCCGAGATCGAGGCGCTGAACTCCGACTCGATCGACATCGGCTGGATCGGCCCCTCCCCGGCGATCAACGGCTACACCAAGTCCGCCGGCAAGAACCTGCGCATCATCGGCGGCTCGGCGTCCGGCGGCGTGAAGCTCGTGGTGAACCCGAAGAAGATCAAGTCCCTCAAGGACGTCAAGGGCAAGAAGATCGCGACCCCGCAGCTCGGCAACACACAGGACGTCGCGTTCCTCAACTGGGCCGCGGAGCAGGGCTGGAAGGTCGACGCGGAGAGCGGCAAGGGCGACGTCTCGGTCGTCCGCACGGACAACAAGATCACCCCGGACGCCTACAAGTCCGGCTCCATCGACGGCGCCTGGGTGCCGGAGCCGACCGCGTCCAAGCTGGTCGCCGAGGGCGGCAAGGTGCTGCTCGACGAGTCGACCCTGTGGCCCGACAAGAAGTTCGTGATCACTAACATCATCGTGTCGCAGAAGTTCCTCAAGGCCCACCCGAAGGTCGTCGAGGCCGTCCTCAAGGGCTCCGTCGAGACCAACAAGTGGATCAACGCCAACCCGGACGAGGCGAAGGCCGCCGCGAACGCCCAGCTCAAGACGGACTCCGGCAAGGAACTGCCGGCCGGCGTGCTGGACCCGGCCTGGAAGTCCATCCAGATCACCAACGACCCGCTGGCCTCCACCCTCAACACCGAGGCGGCACACGCGGTCAAGGCCGGTCTCCTCGACAAGCCCGACCTGAACGGGATCTACGACCTGACCCTGCTCAACAAGGTCCTCAAGGCCGCGGGCGAGAGCACGGTCACCGACGCCGGTCTCGGCGCCAAGTAA
- a CDS encoding putative leader peptide, translating into MSGTGIALVSRRHVDLGRMSSAICPAS; encoded by the coding sequence ATGTCTGGAACTGGAATTGCCTTGGTGAGTCGGCGGCACGTCGACCTCGGCCGCATGTCCAGCGCCATCTGTCCGGCGAGCTGA